Proteins encoded together in one Terriglobus saanensis SP1PR4 window:
- a CDS encoding DUF418 domain-containing protein — translation MSTTTLDTGVLPAGANEELAGPPHAVAPVDREERISSIDMLRGFSLMGILVMNICDFAYGYSNYTFPINTVKPVFNGPHWKVNTIAWFLRWILAEGKMRALFSMLFGAGVILLTERGEKRGAGLKVADIYTRRNMWLVLFGMLHGFLIWGGDILFYYGTCALLFLFPFRNLRAKRLMWIAGIVLALNSALLSGGQFGSAISAKKAADKVNAKLAKHQPLEEKDQDALKKWKSVQERWRVPTKKMYEDIAANQKGYWAAQGHAASDVLRGELKGAYFGFGDWFGMMLLGMALYRNGFLSGRLSRKTYAWCAVIGLGISWSVVGVGTYVAWKGGFDFFQTNEWTLFPYDVGRVSGALGNAAFLMVLLKSGVFKWALQRIAAVGQMALSNYLLTSISMQFLFTWGPLHWYGYMEYYKIYYVVFCMWTVNLVFSSIWLRYFRFGPAEWVWRSLTYWKKQPMRLLPRKTAALA, via the coding sequence ATGAGTACCACCACGCTTGACACAGGTGTGCTCCCTGCAGGGGCAAATGAGGAACTTGCGGGGCCGCCACACGCGGTAGCTCCTGTCGACCGGGAAGAGCGGATCAGCAGCATCGATATGCTGCGCGGATTTTCCCTGATGGGCATCCTCGTGATGAACATCTGCGACTTTGCGTATGGATATTCGAATTACACCTTTCCCATCAACACGGTGAAGCCGGTTTTCAATGGCCCGCACTGGAAGGTCAATACAATCGCCTGGTTTCTGCGGTGGATTCTGGCCGAAGGCAAAATGCGTGCCCTCTTCAGCATGCTCTTTGGCGCAGGTGTGATCCTGCTGACGGAGCGCGGGGAGAAGCGTGGCGCGGGATTGAAAGTCGCCGACATTTATACGCGCCGGAACATGTGGCTCGTGCTCTTCGGCATGCTGCACGGCTTCCTGATCTGGGGAGGAGACATCCTCTTTTATTACGGCACATGTGCTCTGCTCTTCCTGTTCCCATTTCGGAACCTGCGGGCAAAGCGCCTGATGTGGATCGCAGGGATCGTACTGGCTCTAAACTCTGCGCTGTTGAGCGGTGGGCAGTTTGGCTCTGCGATAAGCGCGAAGAAGGCGGCGGACAAGGTAAATGCCAAGCTGGCAAAGCATCAACCACTGGAAGAAAAAGACCAGGATGCCTTGAAGAAGTGGAAGAGTGTGCAGGAGCGCTGGCGTGTTCCCACTAAAAAGATGTACGAGGACATTGCGGCCAACCAAAAAGGCTATTGGGCGGCTCAAGGGCACGCTGCGAGCGATGTGCTCAGAGGTGAATTGAAGGGGGCCTACTTCGGCTTTGGCGACTGGTTCGGCATGATGCTGTTGGGTATGGCGCTCTACCGCAATGGGTTCCTGAGCGGAAGGCTTTCGCGTAAGACGTATGCGTGGTGTGCCGTCATCGGTCTGGGGATTTCGTGGAGTGTTGTGGGCGTGGGAACGTACGTGGCCTGGAAGGGTGGGTTCGATTTCTTCCAGACAAATGAGTGGACCTTATTCCCATACGACGTCGGACGGGTCTCCGGAGCGCTCGGAAATGCTGCCTTCCTGATGGTGTTGTTGAAGAGCGGCGTCTTCAAATGGGCTCTGCAACGCATCGCCGCCGTAGGGCAGATGGCGTTGTCCAATTATCTGCTCACGAGCATTAGCATGCAGTTTCTCTTCACCTGGGGTCCGCTGCACTGGTACGGCTATATGGAGTACTACAAGATCTATTACGTCGTCTTCTGCATGTGGACTGTGAATCTTGTGTTCAGTTCCATCTGGCTCCGCTACTTCCGTTTTGGACCGGCGGAGTGGGTGTGGCGTTCTTTGACCTACTGGAAGAAGCAGCCGATGCGGCTGCTTCCCAGAAAGACTGCTGCTTTGGCCTGA
- a CDS encoding HAD-IA family hydrolase, translating to MQPAFLASDLRLLVFDLDGTLIDSQIDLVNSVNATLEAFHLQPLDHPTVATYIGDGAAMLIRRALAQAKGAPPEEDFASHALEYFLEYYRVHKLDFTYVYDGVFESLRAIRSALPDLPMAILTNKPFRPSRAICDALELSPFFFQNYGGDSFINKKPDPEGYLQLMKEASALSGITIAASQTVMIGDSGVDIATAKAAGARSIGCQYGLSPDSLHHAAPDALAGTPFDWAPLLGFPIAYEVR from the coding sequence ATGCAACCTGCTTTCCTCGCAAGCGACCTGCGTCTTCTCGTCTTCGATCTGGATGGAACATTGATCGACTCGCAGATCGATCTGGTCAACTCTGTCAACGCGACGCTGGAGGCTTTCCACCTCCAGCCGCTGGACCATCCCACGGTGGCAACCTATATCGGTGATGGCGCGGCCATGCTCATCCGCCGCGCGCTTGCGCAAGCGAAAGGTGCGCCTCCGGAAGAGGACTTTGCCTCGCATGCGCTGGAATATTTCCTCGAATACTACCGTGTCCACAAGCTGGACTTCACCTATGTCTACGACGGCGTCTTCGAATCGCTACGTGCGATACGCAGCGCACTTCCGGACCTTCCCATGGCGATCCTGACCAACAAGCCTTTTCGACCATCTCGCGCCATCTGCGATGCGCTTGAGCTCTCACCCTTCTTCTTCCAGAACTACGGAGGAGACAGCTTCATCAACAAAAAGCCCGATCCTGAAGGGTATTTGCAGCTGATGAAAGAGGCTTCCGCGTTGTCGGGAATAACCATCGCTGCTTCCCAGACGGTCATGATCGGGGACTCTGGCGTGGACATCGCGACGGCCAAAGCCGCAGGCGCGCGATCCATCGGCTGCCAATATGGCCTGTCTCCAGATTCCCTTCACCATGCGGCACCCGATGCCCTGGCAGGGACGCCTTTCGACTGGGCTCCCCTGCTCGGATTTCCGATAGCGTACGAGGTACGTTAG
- a CDS encoding DHA2 family efflux MFS transporter permease subunit, protein MLVAGALFMENLDGTIIATGLPAMAGSFRTGVVDVNIGVTSYLLALAVFIPISGWMADRFGTRKVFSSAIAIFTLASIWCGSCHTLTQFTLARVVQGLGGSMMVPVGRLMTVRETPKHQIMRTIAYTVWPALVAPILGPPLGGWITTYFNWRWMFLLNVPIGLVLLVCTFILVRDERRHRTTPFDWIGFVLVGLACFSLIEWMEFSSKSPVRWSLVTGLGVLAMSSAFGAVWHLRRTKAPLFHLDMLKVATFRAVTSGGSWFRMAIFVTPFLLPLMFQVGFGMSAFAAGSLVVAVFAGNLAMKPLTTPLLRRYGFRRVLIVNGALTALVFFACARLSPATPHWAILLVLFLSGLGRSMQLTSLTTLCFADLPEDRMSSGSAMFAMAQQLNTSIGVGLGAMIIRLVAWRYDGGVEHLREFHAAFWVVGLLMLCGLPSILALRPDAGDTVAGRSTALLAAEESSV, encoded by the coding sequence ATGTTGGTGGCGGGCGCACTGTTCATGGAGAACTTGGACGGGACGATTATCGCCACCGGCCTTCCAGCGATGGCGGGAAGCTTCCGCACGGGCGTCGTCGATGTGAACATCGGCGTGACGTCGTATCTTCTGGCGCTGGCTGTTTTTATTCCCATTAGCGGATGGATGGCGGACCGCTTTGGAACGCGCAAGGTCTTTTCTTCGGCGATTGCGATCTTTACGCTAGCGTCGATCTGGTGTGGTTCCTGCCACACGCTGACACAGTTCACGCTGGCCCGCGTAGTACAGGGTCTGGGTGGATCGATGATGGTGCCCGTCGGCCGCCTGATGACAGTGCGCGAGACGCCAAAGCATCAGATCATGCGGACGATCGCATACACCGTCTGGCCTGCGCTGGTTGCGCCGATCCTAGGGCCTCCGCTTGGTGGATGGATTACAACGTACTTCAACTGGCGATGGATGTTTCTCCTGAACGTGCCGATTGGCCTGGTTCTCCTGGTATGCACCTTCATTCTTGTGCGCGATGAGAGGAGACACAGGACGACACCCTTCGACTGGATAGGGTTTGTCCTGGTCGGTTTGGCCTGCTTCAGCCTGATCGAGTGGATGGAGTTCTCCAGCAAGAGCCCTGTGCGTTGGTCGCTCGTCACGGGACTGGGAGTGCTCGCCATGAGCAGCGCGTTTGGTGCTGTCTGGCATCTCCGACGCACAAAAGCACCGCTCTTTCATCTGGACATGCTCAAGGTTGCGACCTTCCGTGCGGTCACGAGTGGAGGGTCCTGGTTCCGCATGGCGATCTTTGTGACGCCATTTCTACTGCCGTTGATGTTCCAGGTGGGCTTCGGTATGAGCGCGTTTGCAGCAGGCTCACTTGTGGTGGCGGTCTTTGCAGGAAATCTGGCGATGAAACCGCTCACCACGCCGCTGCTGCGACGCTACGGTTTCCGGCGCGTTCTGATCGTGAACGGGGCATTGACCGCCCTGGTCTTCTTCGCCTGTGCGCGTCTCTCTCCTGCGACACCGCATTGGGCGATTCTTCTAGTGCTGTTTCTCAGCGGTCTGGGCCGGTCGATGCAGCTCACTTCGTTGACGACGCTCTGTTTTGCCGATCTTCCGGAAGACCGGATGAGCTCCGGATCGGCGATGTTTGCCATGGCGCAGCAGTTGAACACCAGCATAGGCGTAGGTCTTGGCGCGATGATTATCCGCCTGGTCGCGTGGCGCTATGACGGAGGGGTGGAGCATCTGCGCGAATTCCATGCCGCGTTCTGGGTGGTCGGGCTGTTGATGCTCTGCGGACTTCCCTCAATCCTGGCGCTGCGACCGGATGCAGGCGATACGGTTGCGGGTAGATCTACAGCGCTGCTGGCGGCGGAAGAGAGCTCGGTCTAA